A region of Huiozyma naganishii CBS 8797 chromosome 12, complete genome DNA encodes the following proteins:
- the KNAG0L02160 gene encoding uncharacterized protein (similar to Saccharomyces cerevisiae YIL152W; ancestral locus Anc_5.707) translates to MSPRPVSLSRLQVLEGSRSGRTSGALRGKSINIASLVAGSRHRHRHQSSGVSVSSVLLQCKRRVAPKGYRPALHRTQTVPRQVVGKARPHLDSVIEALGSQQGTPTLVQQLQRSLGRLNQLVLTTGHSRHYDALVGVTGCLKLSSHELMLETGHSSKRYVLHSNGPVHGFLLDQIASGGYTVALYSKLAVRVTPDLYWCLQWKLVPAVH, encoded by the coding sequence ATGTCGCCACGTCCCGTGTCGCTGTCGCGGTTGCAAGTGCTCGAGGGGTCCCGGTCGGGGAGGACCAGCGGGGCTCTTCGCGGGAAGTCCATCAACATCGCGAGTCTCGTCGCGGGCAGTCGGCACCGGCATCGGCACCAGTCCAGTGGCGTGAGTGTGTCCTCTGTGCTGTTGCAGTGTAAAAGGCGAGTAGCCCCAAAGGGTTACAGACCAGCGCTTCACAGGACGCAGACGGTGCCTCGGCAAGTGGTCGGGAAGGCGAGACCGCACTTGGACAGCGTTATCGAGGCACTGGGCTCGCAACAGGGGACCCCCACTCTTGTGCAGCAACTGCAGAGGTCCCTCGGTCGGTTGAACCAGTTGGTGCTCACGACAGGGCACAGCAGACACTACGACGCGCTGGTCGGAGTCACGGGCTGCCTAAAGCTCTCCTCGCACGAACTGATGCTTGAGACGGGCCACAGCTCGAAACGGTACGTCCTACACAGCAACGGGCCCGTCCACGGGTTCCTGTTAGACCAGATCGCATCTGGGGGCTACACTGTCGCTCTGTACTCGAAACTAGCCGTCAGAGTCACCCCAGACTTGTATTGGTGCTTGCAATGGAAACTGGTACCGGCGGTTCATTAA
- the RRD1 gene encoding peptidylprolyl isomerase RRD1 (similar to Saccharomyces cerevisiae RRD1 (YIL153W); ancestral locus Anc_5.709), protein MIPGTLGTGERAQLPLDVEHAVFRQPQKRIFDSQTTATFQESVALARIRFHIEKYMRMMRGDTSGGISASVARMLQILDRLDALVDETPPLVGPRRYGNLACRDWHDKVDSSLPGLTSQVDCLAGGGACIEAEYYLRNSFGSKIRLDYGTGHELSFLAFVAALDMMSQPRGITPVELSRLWDRYYRLVRRLIVDYNLEPAGSHGVWGLDDHFHLAYLWGASQFANNPVGVQPRDVLSGVIPGRDDAPANFLVEAIGFVKSVKHGPFWENSPMLNDILSGVSSWRKIQRGLFRMYNAEVLNKFPVVQHFWFGTAFFPWTSVRDGTPLPVYEQSADTEQETFDSGAPPGPGTTTLPALDTSTMASVPSRRPAMGPPAGRQVNKFIQHTTASHRDRLRR, encoded by the coding sequence ATGATACCAGGGACGTTGGGTACCGGCGAGAGGGCACAGTTGCCCCTGGATGTGGAACACGCCGTGTTCCGACAACCGCAGAAGCGGATATTCGACTCGCAGACGACGGCAACCTTCCAAGAGAGCGTTGCCCTCGCACGTATAAGGTTCCACATCGAGAAGTACATGCGGATGATGCGTGGTGATACTAGTGGGGGCATCTCTGCGTCCGTAGCACGCATGTTGCAGATTTTGGACAGGTTAGATGCTCTCGTGGACGAGACACCGCCTCTCGTGGGGCCCAGACGGTACGGGAACCTCGCCTGTAGGGACTGGCACGATAAAGTGGACTCCTCTTTGCCCGGGCTCACGTCGCAGGTCGACTGTCTGGCCGGTGGGGGGGCCTGTATCGAGGCAGAGTACTACCTTCGAAACAGTTTCGGGTCGAAGATCAGACTGGACTACGGGACGGGCCACGAACTGTCCTTCCTTGCATTCGTCGCCGCACTAGATATGATGAGCCAACCTCGAGGGATTACCCCCGTGGAGCTTTCCCGGTTGTGGGACCGTTACTACAGGCTCGTCCGCAGACTCATCGTCGATTACAACTTAGAACCAGCAGGGTCGCACGGCGTGTGGGGGCTCGACGACCACTTCCACCTCGCGTACCTGTGGGGAGCATCGCAGTTTGCAAACAACCCAGTGGGGGTACAACCAAGGGACGTCCTCTCAGGTGTGATCCCAGGCAGAGACGATGCCCCTGCAAACTTCCTAGTCGAGGCCATCGGTTTCGTCAAGAGCGTCAAACACGGTCCCTTCTGGGAGAACTCACCAATGCTCAACGATATCCTCTCCGGCGTCAGCTCCTGGCGCAAGATCCAGCGCGGACTGTTCAGAATGTACAACGCAGAGGTCCTCAACAAGTTCCCAGTGGTCCAGCACTTTTGGTTCGGCACCGCGTTCTTCCCCTGGACCAGCGTACGAGACGGCACACCGCTGCCCGTCTACGAGCAGAGTGCGGATACAGAACAAGAAACCTTCGACAGTGGGGCACCGCCGGGACCAGGGACTACCACTCTCCCAGCCCTCGATACTTCGACCATGGCATCGGTACCGTCCCGCCGACCGGCAATGGGGCCACCAGCGGGACGCCAAGTTAACAAGTTCATCCAGCATACGACCGCATCGCACAGAGACCGTCTCAGACGGTAA
- the IMP21 gene encoding Imp21p (similar to Saccharomyces cerevisiae IMP2' (YIL154C); ancestral locus Anc_5.710) encodes MEQVQGNHASILLTKADGSVVDSPHIEQELGRGAGEGEGLGEGTEKTTRPEVAPHTPAATGVATSTGAGAGAGAGAVQFDSEQIERGRSRMKRRDAKRAEARSNSGSRSRSGSRSRSRSRSFSRSRSRTSSRASSRIREEEFLKWTVLRQDPSMRLHHYRVDYKNGKGRGEDDDDEEEEEEEEEEDDEDDEDDDEDDEDDDGDDDEDSESDEESDEEQVSDVENDAEIDEKFTYDLGTKTLPNFCVSINEVISSAEPWIRQYDADHGESQEKIDVRDVEGGYVRAVELLTRGKGASPQADTYIVYSDLSSESNYALLYVLGTLVGNGDTVYVVHWHSDRGGGAVTHSEVRSNVRNLRRKALHLFDCLSATVDDLDIVLLSTTHPYPKHLLNEMINALHPVALCCSLSIVLSLLQNFVCSVPTFVIRKKLKRAKRKGISD; translated from the coding sequence ATGGAGCAGGTACAGGGGAACCACGCGAGCATTCTGTTGACGAAGGCCGATGGGTCTGTCGTGGACAGTCCGCACATCGAGCAGGAGCTGGGGCGGGGAGCAGGGGAGGGGGAGGGCCTGGGGGAGGGCACTGAGAAGACTACGAGGCCAGAAGTAGCACCTCACACACCAGCAGCCACTGGCGTGGCTACAAGTACAGGTGCAGGTGCTGGAGCTGGTGCCGGGGCCGTTCAATTCGACAGCGAGCAGATAGAGCGTGGTCGGTCCCGGATGAAGCGCAGGGACGCGAAGCGTGCAGAGGCGCGCTCGAACTCAGGGTCCCGCTCTAGGTCAGGTTCACGGTCGCGGTCCCGTTCGAGATCGTTCTCGCGGTCGCGGTCGCGGACTTCGTCGCGGGCGTCGTCCAGGATCCGCGAGGaggagttcttgaagtggACCGTCCTGAGACAGGACCCGTCGATGCGGCTGCACCACTACAGAGTGGACTACAAGAACGGCAAGGGCCGTGgcgaggatgacgatgatgaggaggaagaggaggaagaggaggaggaagatgacgaagatgatgaagatgacgatgaagatgacgaagacgatgacggggatgacgacgaagatTCCGAATCCGACGAGGAATCCGACGAGGAACAAGTGAGCGACGTGGAGAACGACGCGGAGATCGACGAGAAGTTTACGTACGACCTGGGGACGAAAACTTTGCCCAACTTCTGCGTGAGCATCAACGAGGTGATCAGCTCCGCGGAGCCCTGGATCCGGCAGTACGACGCTGACCACGGTGAGTCCCAAGAGAAGATCGATGTCCGAGACGTCGAAGGAGGGTACGTACGTGCCGTCGAATTGCTCACGCGCGGGAAAGGTGCCTCTCCACAAGCAGACACTTACATCGTGTACTCTGACCTCTCAAGCGAATCGAACTACGCACTACTGTACGTTCTGGGAACGCTTGTCGGTAACGGTGACACCGTGTACGTCGTGCACTGGCACTCTGACCGCGGTGGAGGCGCGGTCACGCACTCCGAGGTTCGCAGCAACGTCCGCAACTTGCGCCGCAAGGCGTTGCACTTGTTCGACTGTCTCTCCGCAACAGTCGACGACCTCGATATCGTGTTGCTCTCCACGACACACCCGTACCCGAAACACCTCCTCAACGAGATGATCAACGCACTGCACCCGGTGGCACTCTGTTGCTCGCTGTCCATCGTCCTCAGCCTGCTCCAGAACTTCGTCTGCAGCGTCCCAACCTTCGTCATCCGCAAGAAACTCAAGCGTGCCAAGCGCAAGGGCATTTCGGATTAA
- the GUT2 gene encoding glycerol-3-phosphate dehydrogenase (similar to Saccharomyces cerevisiae GUT2 (YIL155C); ancestral locus Anc_5.711), producing the protein MFRAVTRHKWAVLLGGVAGRGPVWAVNTQRRPIWDDYGDSGTTGPEAVAAAAAAAAAAPDRAKVLQRLQDTKFDVLVVGGGATGTGVALDASLRGLKVALVEKADFAAGTSSKSTKLAHGGVRYLEKAVFELSKPQLDLVVEALNERAHLLYAAPHLTKILPIIIPVYEYWKVPYFYAGCKMYDFFAGAQNLKSSYLLSRENLSHIAPMLDQKKLKMGLVYHDGIFNDSRLCATLAISAVERGATVANYVSVEQLIKDKTTGVITGAKVEDQETGGTFTVNAKIVVNATGPYSDKILQMDANPQGLPEKEPEKATPENALIAVRNPKMVVPSRGVHITLPSFYCPSEMGLLDASTSDGRVMFFLPWQGKVIAGTTDIPLKQVPRDPSPTEADIQDILQELQHYIQFPVRREDVLSAWAGIRPLVRDPRVAEGSAGSGQTEGLVRSHFIFTSPTQLVTIAGGKWTTYREMAEETVDEVIKVGKFQGLKPCTTRKTKLIGAQHWNLNFQAYLQQRYAPLEDSLAEHLANNYGDRAPIICEMFEADKSSKLPVGLYGDGDDKVKNMDANAFDYPFTIAELKYCIRFEYVRTALDFLLRRSRFAFLDAREALNAVDPTVNLIGDELGWDAEKRAAESAKTKAYIKTFGV; encoded by the coding sequence ATGTTCAGAGCTGTGACAAGACACAAGTGGGCCGTCCTGCTGGGCGGTGTTGCAGGACGGGGGCCCGTCTGGGCTGTGAACACACAGAGAAGACCCATATGGGACGACTACGGGGACAGTGGGACTACAGGTCCTGAAGCGGTTGCTGCcgcggcagcggcagcggcTGCTGCACCGGACCGTGCAAAGGTGCTGCAGCGGTTACAGGATACGAAGTTCGACGTACTCGTCGTCGGCGGCGGGGCCACGGGTACTGGGGTCGCTTTGGATGCATCTCTGCGTGGGCTGAAAGTTGCACTGGTAGAGAAAGCGGACTTCGCCGCGGGGACGTCCTCCAAATCGACGAAACTGGCACACGGAGGTGTGCGGTACTTGGAGAAGGCCGTGTTCGAGTTGTCGAAACCGCAACTCGacctcgtcgtcgaggCTCTCAACGAACGTGCACATTTGCTGTACGCGGCACCACACCTCACCAAGATCCTACCGATCATCATACCTGTGTACGAGTACTGGAAGGTACCCTACTTCTACGCAGGGTGCAAAATGTATGACTTCTTCGCCGGCGCGCAGAACCTCAAGTCCTCGTACTTGCTCTCCAGGGAGAACCTTAGCCACATCGCACCGATGCTTGACCAGAAGAAACTCAAAATGGGGCTAGTGTACCACGATGGGATCTTCAACGATTCGCGGCTGTGCGCCACGCTCGCCATCTCTGCGGTGGAACGCGGCGCTACCGTGGCTAACTACGTCTCAGTGGAACAATTGATCAAGGACAAGACAACGGGGGTCATCACGGGCGCCAAAGTGGAGGACCAAGAAACTGGGGGGACTTTCACGGTCAACGCTAAGATCGTAGTCAACGCCACGGGCCCCTACAGCGACAAAATCCTCCAAATGGACGCTAACCCACAGGGACTACCCGAGAAGGAACCGGAAAAGGCGACACCAGAGAACGCTCTTATTGCAGTCAGAAACCCAAAGATGGTTGTCCCATCAAGGGGGGTCCACATCACACTCCCATCCTTCTACTGCCCTTCTGAGATGGGTCTCCTAGATGCAAGTACCTCCGACGGGAGAGTCATGTTTTTCCTCCCATGGCAGGGGAAAGTCATCGCAGGGACCACAGACATCCCTCTGAAACAGGTGCCCAGGGATCCATCCCCCACAGAAGCAGACATCCAGGATATCCTCCAAGAACTGCAACACTACATACAGTTCCCGGTACGCAGAGAGGACGTGCTCAGCGCCTGGGCAGGGATCAGACCGCTTGTCAGAGACCCTCGTGTCGCCGAGGGATCCGCAGGAAGCGGCCAGACTGAGGGGCTTGTCAGGTCCCACTTCATCTTCACGTCACCTACCCAACTCGTCACCATTGCAGGAGGGAAATGGACCACCTACAGAGAGATGGCTGAGGAGACAGTCGACGAGGTGATCAAAGTGGGGAAATTCCAAGGACTGAAACCATGCACCACAAGAAAGACGAAGCTAATCGGTGCGCAACACTGGAACTTAAACTTCCAAGCGTACTTGCAACAGAGGTACGCACCTCTAGAGGACTCCCTCGCCGAACACCTGGCAAACAACTACGGAGACAGAGCACCAATCATCTGCGAGATGTTTGAGGCGGATAAGTCTAGTAAACTTCCAGTGGGACTGTATggcgacggcgacgacAAAGTGAAGAACATGGATGCAAACGCGTTTGACTACCCTTTCACCATCGCGGAACTGAAGTACTGTATTCGCTTCGAGTACGTCAGAACGGCACTGGACTTCTTGCTGAGAAGATCTAGATTTGCGTTTCTTGACGCCAGAGAGGCACTGAACGCAGTCGACCCAACGGTCAATCTGATTGGTGACGAACTCGGCTGGGATGCCGAGAAGAGAGCTGCTGAGTCCGCGAAAACAAAGGCTTACATCAAGACTTTCGGTGTCTGA
- the UBP7 gene encoding ubiquitin-specific protease UBP7 (similar to Saccharomyces cerevisiae UBP7 (YIL156W) and UBP11 (YKR098C); ancestral locus Anc_5.712): protein MRSMYGDDSTALPFTPELSDELWQRVVKVYTDDIGTALPQLRLQRLIDLLEHTEWLYELYLSCLGKDQNMDALGSFINGCFYVYLVMPQSIQFHTRNRAHTVYSDVRALYESQVNMTNVLLMVKEEVQVVLESQWDSASLNERIPRNRAYSVPDEARVVQNLDKLTLQSPTETRGGRPRSQKKQLLQLPRPGNVPVHSDSEFIAEQGISLHGDDSGWSDLDDQSSPLWRAPQLEPNDQLKLAAEVHDLPPGAISRGSDADEEEDVDDLEIGYEEMGIYGLAHHSVAPPQHAPPPVPLSSQSPITSGGTPAAIDDLMMRRRRTHTMTQMTPAAQTVPPGGAHDRSFKDFTPDRSLTHRKNSYHSVYMLEESESSQGNLYYDESNAYIQSLERLQKQSIITAPELFSILSNEQQSKQLLLIDLRLDYRYNTSKIIAPNTVHIDPKMLWNSNSGAPMYEITELESKLNNPLFNRRDEFDYVVYFSDMKTFMKLNFDYHFTFFYLLNTARGKPLKCVPTVLLGGYEKWKKVILEYGKQYNICVTDYLVRITEGEDDTPARHDCQELPYRQQNFAGINGPGAVEPWKPHEVPATIRKRPPPPPPASVPQSPDVVPVIPPRIMLDSKVSQHRAPFQSNLNFVTGQILEADEDTALQVAPTKRIQQEPFRSATNGLHETYSIPTIEQNPNIYVSLSITGLRNLGNTCYINSMIQCLFATKSFRNLFISMKYKEFLKEVAPKPGANGSQPVISRTFYILFKKMYLNGGCSVVPISFLKSCSLLRPDFKIPDDQQDTTEFLMLILDRLHDELSNQDAVVNEYPDLILYDEKKLNVQNKEYKKWFDKSVIGNGLSPIDDIFQGQMENSLHCQRCGHSSFNYSTFYVLSLAIPKATSSTFSRSKRVSLEECLNMYTSDEVLSGENAWDCPNCCKITKDYKGMVEKTKRNKAARDTLSPGSSSSSSKKGKLFSFSLHHRHHHRSELGELNVSKINRSLSPFRVLGGSSSKSVRKSEDSHSRADVDAQRDIDELREMKEEMKQWKSKKLFTIKTLNFIRMPRTLIIHLSRFYYDLTKKNSTIVTYPLILNIVLKSNEVVKYKLYGVVNHTGNLISGHYTSIVDKQLDHSLNSNGDGWYYFDDEVVKRETRHGDVKHGVMKISSSDVYVLFYERI from the coding sequence ATGAGGTCGATGTACGGGGATGACTCGACAGCGTTGCCCTTTACACCGGAGCTTTCCGACGAGTTATGGCAAAGAGTGGTCAAAGTGTACACGGACGATATCGGGACTGCGCTGCCCCAGCTGCGGCTGCAGAGGCTGATCGACCTGTTGGAGCACACAGAGTGGCTGTACGAGCTGTACCTGTCCTGCCTCGGGAAGGATCAGAACATGGACGCGCTAGGGTCCTTTATCAACGGCTGCTTTTACGTCTACTTGGTCATGCCGCAGTCGATACAGTTCCACACCCGGAACAGAGCACATACAGTGTACAGCGATGTGCGGGCTCTGTATGAGTCGCAGGTGAACATGACAAACGTGCTTCTGATGGTTAAAGAGGAAGTTCAGGTCGTTTTGGAGTCGCAGTGGGATTCCGCGTCGTTGAACGAGAGGATCCCAAGGAACCGTGCGTACTCTGTGCCAGACGAGGCACGGGTCGTCCAGAATTTGGACAAATTGACCTTGCAGAGTCCGACAGAAACTCGCGGTGGGAGACCCCGATCgcagaagaaacaactgttgcaactgcCACGGCCTGGTAACGTCCCTGTGCACAGCGATAGCGAGTTTATAGCAGAGCAAGGAATCAGTTTGCACGGAGATGATTCAGGCTGGAGTGATCTTGATGATCAGAGTTCCCCCCTGTGGAGGGCTCCACAACTCGAACCAAACGATCAATTGAAACTGGCCGCAGAGGTCCACGATCTCCCGCCGGGGGCGATTTCCCGTGGAAGTGATGctgacgaggaagaggacgTCGACGACTTGGAAATTGGGTACGAAGAGATGGGAATCTACGGATTGGCACACCATAGTGTGGCCCCTCCACAGCATGCCCCCCCACCAGTGCCTTTATCCTCACAGAGTCCAATAACCTCAGGAGGCACTCCTGCAGCGATAGACGATTTGATGATGAGAAGGAGGCGGACGCACACTATGACACAAATGACACCGGCTGCACAGACGGTCCCTCCTGGAGGCGCTCACGACAGGTCCTTTAAAGATTTCACACCGGATAGATCTCTAACGCACAGGAAGAATTCTTACCACTCGGTCTACATGCTGGAGGAAAGTGAGTCCTCACAGGGGAACCTGTATTACGATGAGTCTAATGCGTACATACAGAGTCTAGAGCGGTTGCAAAAACAGAGTATAATAACCGCACCGGAACTCTTCTCGATCCTGTCAAACGAACAACAGTCGAAACAACTGCTACTGATCGATCTGCGGCTGGACTACAGATACAACACGAGTAAAATAATAGCACCAAACACGGTCCATATTGATCCCAAAATGTTGTGGAACAGCAACTCGGGGGCCCCCATGTATGAGATCACGGAGTTGGAAAGTAAATTGAACAACCCGTTGTTCAACAGGCGCGATGAGTTCGACTACGTGGTCTACTTTAGCGATATGAAAACGTTTATGAAATTGAACTTCGACTACCatttcactttcttctaccTCCTCAACACGGCAAGAGGTAAACCCCTCAAATGCGTACCAACCGTTCTGTTGGGCGGATACGAGAAGTGGAAGAAAGTTATCTTGGAATACGGCAAGCAATACAATATATGTGTGACAGACTACCTGGTAAGGATCACGGAAGGTGAAGATGATACGCCTGCACGGCACGATTGCCAAGAGTTGCCCTACCGGCAGCAGAATTTTGCTGGGATAAATGGACCAGGCGCAGTGGAACCTTGGAAACCTCATGAAGTGCCAGCTACGATAAGGAAGAGgccaccgccaccgccaccaGCGTCTGTACCCCAGTCCCCAGATGTCGTCCCAGTGATACCCCCCAGAATCATGTTGGATTCGAAGGTGTCGCAACATCGTGCTCCATTTCAAAGTAATTTGAACTTTGTAACGGGACAGATCTTAGAGGCAGACGAGGATACGGCGCTGCAAGTGGCACCGACGAAGAGAATCCAACAGGAACCATTCAGATCGGCGACAAATGGACTGCACGAGACGTACTCAATACCGACAATAGAACAAAACCCGAACATTTATGTGTCCTTGTCTATTACAGGATTGAGAAATCTCGGGAACACATGTTACATCAACAGTATGATACAGTGTCTTTTCGCAACGAAGTCGTTCCGTAACCTTTTCATATCGATGAAATATAAGGAGTTTCTTAAGGAGGTGGCACCAAAGCCTGGAGCAAATGGGTCACAACCTGTAATCTCGAGAACTTTCTACAtcctgttcaaaaaaatgtatttGAACGGTGGGTGTTCTGTGGTTCCGAtatccttcttgaaaagCTGCAGTCTCCTGCGTCCCGACTTCAAGATCCCAGATGACCAACAGGATACAACGGAGTTTTTGATGCTCATCCTGGATAGACTGCACGATGAACTTTCAAACCAAGATGCTGTAGTCAACGAATACCCAGATTTGATTCTTTACGATGAGAAAAAGCTGAACGTGCAGAATAAAGAGTACAAGAAGTGGTTTGATAAGAGTGTGATAGGGAATGGGTTATCGCCTATCGACGACATTTTCCAAGGTCAGATGGAGAACAGTCTTCACTGTCAAAGATGTGGCCACTCATCCTTCAATTATTCCACATTTTACGTTCTTTCGCTGGCAATCCCCAAAGCTACCTCGTCGACCTTTTCGAGATCCAAGAGAGTCAGCTTGGAGGAGTGTTTGAATATGTACACCAGCGACGAGGTGCTTTCCGGAGAAAACGCATGGGATTGCCCCAACTGTTGTAAAATAACCAAGGATTACAAGGGCATGGTAGAGAAGACCAAGAGAAATAAAGCGGCCAGAGACACTCTGTCGCCTGGatcttcgtcgtcgagCTCTAAGAAGGGTAAACTGTTCAGCTTCTCTTTGCATCACAGACACCACCATCGTTCGGAACTTGGCGAACTGaatgtttccaaaataaaCAGGTCGCTGTCTCCCTTCAGGGTGCTAGGTGGGTCAAGCAGCAAGAGTGTGAGGAAATCCGAGGATTCGCATAGTCGCGCTGATGTGGATGCACAGCGTGACATAGATGAGTTGCGGGAAATGAAGGAGGAGATGAAACAAtggaaatcaaagaaaCTGTTTACGATAAAGACCTTAAATTTCATCCGAATGCCACGGACTTTAATAATCCACCTTTCCCGTTTCTACTACGACCTGACGAAGAAAAATTCAACGATCGTAACGTACCCGTTGATTCTGAACATAGTGTTGAAGAGCAACGAAGTAGTTAAGTACAAACTGTACGGTGTTGTGAACCACACGGGTAACCTGATCAGCGGGCACTACACTTCTATCGTGGACAAGCAACTGGACCACAGTTTGAATTCGAACGGGGACGGCTGGTACTATTTCGACGACGAAGTTGTGAAACGGGAGACCAGGCACGGAGACGTAAAGCACGGTGTGATGAAGATATCTAGTAGTGACGTTTATGTACTGTTCTACGAGAGGATATAG
- the ATG44 gene encoding mitofissin (similar to Saccharomyces cerevisiae YIL156W-B; ancestral locus Anc_5.714), producing MAIIGKVVHCGVDLLLVSACLAGIKRNTGLTVNVDRWENAEAKKYTRKYLNVGESLYDYAVASMASSKYCKRE from the exons ATGGCGATT ATAGGTAAAGTGGTGCACTGTGGGGTGGACTTGCTGCTGGTCTCTGCGTGCCTCGCTGGGATCAAGCGCAACACGGGGCTCACAGTGAATGTGGACCGCTGGGAGAACGCGGAGGCGAAGAAGTACACAAGGAAGTACCTAAACGTCGGGGAGTCCCTCTACGACTACGCCGTGGCCTCCATGGCCAGCTCGAAGTACTGCAAGCGAGAGTAG
- the COA1 gene encoding Coa1p (similar to Saccharomyces cerevisiae YIL157C; ancestral locus Anc_5.715): MFLLGRVTVRGMPLAGACNVARGVRGVRCFSAVKVLMQQQRPLRVDRELPNPLKDRYKLRWGFFGFSALMVASLAMIFNYEKVENPIIDNTLYQLRRSGATRALLGQDIQFAGVVPWVYGKLHPVAGEIDIKFYIRGDKPNAVGVVKLVADRQNRNQEFLIHEWSLTVGDQQVDLLSENSFNLSSY, translated from the coding sequence ATGTTTCTGCTAGGTCGTGTAACTGTGAGAGGTATGCCGTTGGCTGGTGCGTGCAACGTGGCCCGCGGGGTCCGTGGGGTCCGCTGTTTCTCAGCGGTGAAGGTGTTgatgcaacagcagcggccCTTACGGGTAGATAGGGAGTTGCCCAACCCGCTGAAGGACAGGTACAAGCTGCGGTGGGGGTTTTTCGGGTTCAGCGCGCTGATGGTAGCCTCTCTAGCCATGATCTTCAACTACGAGAAGGTAGAGAACCCTATCATCGACAACACTCTGTACCAATTGAGACGGTCTGGAGCAACGAGGGCCCTTTTGGGCCAGGATATCCAGTTTGCAGGTGTAGTACCCTGGGTGTATGGGAAACTGCACCCTGTAGCAGGTGAGATAGACATCAAGTTCTACATCAGGGGGGACAAACCAAACGCCGTGGGTGTGGTGAAACTCGTCGCAGACAGACAGAACAGAAACCAGGAGTTCCTCATCCATGAGTGGAGCCTCACCGTGGGGGACCAGCAGGTGGACCTCTTGTCGGAAAACTCCTTCAACCTGAGCAGCTACTAA
- the AIM20 gene encoding Aim20p (similar to Saccharomyces cerevisiae YIL158W and SKG1 (YKR100C); ancestral locus Anc_5.716), translating to MVGLSVAVGLSLGVPIGCGVALTGAFWVVMQRRLQREDVRDLLLQQEIDGDGDAQFDTLLDAVWLGPMSHTAPSAYTPAYRRQITDETSASKNGASSKYQTPPSQIASESIRSDSCPYDLMVPLLEGERAPRDGQLLRNLYRQDFGSYYPRRDSREVVLPR from the coding sequence ATGGTTGGTCTTTCGGTGGCTGTAGGTCTGTCCCTTGGTGTCCCCATTGGGTGCGGTGTTGCTCTAACGGGTGCCTTTTGGGTCGTCATGCAACGGCGGCTACAGCGAGAGGACGTTCGAGATCTGCTCTTGCAGCAGGAGATCGATGGTGATGGCGATGCGCAATTCGACACGCTGCTAGACGCCGTCTGGTTGGGGCCCATGAGTCACACGGCCCCCTCCGCGTACACCCCTGCGTACCGTCGTCAAATTACAGACGAAACCAGCGCGAGTAAGAACGGCGCTTCGAGCAAGTACCAGACGCCACCGTCTCAGATAGCCTCCGAGAGTATACGCAGCGACTCGTGCCCCTACGACCTGATGGTGCCTCTACTTGAAGGGGAGCGGGCCCCACGAGACGGACAGCTGCTTCGGAACCTCTACAGGCAGGACTTTGGGTCTTACTATCCTCGTCGGGACTCTCGGGAGGTAGTATTACCTCGTTGA